A stretch of the Haloplanus aerogenes genome encodes the following:
- a CDS encoding nitroreductase family protein, with translation MEFDDVIRTRRSVHQYSDADIDDETLYDLFEDVRHAPSSFNLQPWEFLVVRGDDLERLQSVAYGQEHVTDAAAAVVVLGTLDPSDHAERVTSDLLEKGYLPNEEAAEARLDTVEGLSNADSETRRVWTTQSSTLAAMTLMHAAWGRGIASCPMGGFDADALREEFDVPDDYEAVMVVTLGYPEDEAADLERPRKFRRPTEEFLHLDEFDPVARESPATADD, from the coding sequence ATGGAGTTCGACGACGTCATTCGCACGCGTCGGTCCGTCCACCAGTATTCGGACGCCGACATCGACGACGAAACGCTGTACGACCTCTTCGAGGACGTTCGCCACGCCCCCTCGTCGTTCAACCTTCAGCCGTGGGAGTTCCTCGTCGTCCGTGGCGACGACCTGGAGCGACTCCAGTCCGTCGCCTACGGGCAGGAACACGTCACCGACGCCGCGGCCGCGGTGGTCGTCCTCGGGACGCTCGACCCGAGCGACCACGCCGAGCGCGTTACGAGCGACCTGCTGGAGAAGGGGTACCTGCCCAACGAGGAGGCCGCGGAGGCGCGTCTCGACACCGTCGAGGGGCTCTCGAATGCCGACAGCGAGACGCGACGCGTCTGGACGACTCAGAGCAGCACCCTCGCCGCGATGACGCTCATGCACGCCGCGTGGGGGCGAGGCATCGCCTCCTGCCCCATGGGCGGGTTCGACGCCGACGCCCTCCGCGAGGAGTTCGACGTCCCCGACGACTACGAGGCGGTCATGGTCGTCACGCTCGGCTACCCCGAAGACGAGGCCGCCGACCTCGAACGCCCCCGGAAGTTCCGCCGCCCGACCGAGGAGTTCCTCCACCTCGACGAGTTCGATCCGGTGGCGCGCGAGTCGCCGGCGACGGCGGACGACTAG
- a CDS encoding DUF6149 family protein, with protein MKLRQNVRHFAAKQALTMPVVGEMVREKLVDLHVDVFGSKAAEGRRAEREERLEAFFDYTFDTYVDALDEGFSEAKAREITHIQANFEFFNHGWTEMMEFPADELDAHYERYEEFFERKGITIADPLGEYGGDLPDAPATPERIDDPVHPHAEGGFADDVYVEDGEGNLVVGGQEEPEDVDVSVAPGVEDEEGRA; from the coding sequence ATGAAACTCCGCCAGAACGTCCGCCACTTCGCCGCCAAGCAGGCGCTCACGATGCCCGTCGTCGGCGAGATGGTCCGCGAGAAACTCGTCGACCTGCACGTCGACGTGTTCGGATCGAAGGCCGCCGAGGGCCGTCGCGCAGAGCGCGAAGAACGGCTCGAGGCGTTCTTCGACTACACGTTCGACACCTACGTCGACGCCCTCGACGAGGGCTTCTCCGAGGCGAAGGCCCGCGAAATCACGCACATTCAGGCGAACTTCGAGTTCTTCAACCACGGGTGGACCGAGATGATGGAGTTCCCCGCCGACGAACTCGACGCCCACTACGAGCGCTACGAGGAGTTCTTCGAGCGTAAGGGGATCACCATCGCCGACCCGCTGGGCGAGTACGGCGGCGATCTGCCCGACGCGCCGGCGACGCCCGAACGCATCGACGACCCCGTCCATCCCCACGCCGAGGGCGGGTTCGCAGACGACGTGTACGTCGAGGACGGTGAGGGTAACCTCGTCGTCGGCGGGCAGGAGGAACCGGAGGACGTGGACGTGTCCGTCGCACCCGGTGTGGAAGACGAAGAGGGGCGTGCCTAG
- a CDS encoding KaiC domain-containing protein codes for MTEDEEEDDWFERALREEEESETDTAAETTPDTGTQGFEDLGSDTGETDTEPDSTGSPFDEDFASAFENAPDIGESGLGGSESGGGSGEMVGGSDGAGTGADAGPGGGTPPGGEPTTADPFAGEEADFDTSIARIDLGIEGLDNMILGGVPERSLISVIGSAGTGKTTFGLQFLQKALADGDRGIYLTLEESSDRIYDTAEEKGWSFEAYADEGRLAVVHLDPVEMANSLGSIRNELPELIKDFDADRVVLDSVSLLEMMYDRPAERRSEVYQFSKSLKEAGVTTLVTSEASSDTAYGSRYGIIEYLADAVFILQYVRASDFQETRLAVEIQKIRDANHSRETKPYEITNEGLSVYRQANIF; via the coding sequence ATGACCGAAGACGAAGAGGAGGACGACTGGTTCGAACGGGCGCTCCGAGAGGAGGAGGAATCGGAGACCGACACCGCCGCCGAGACGACACCCGACACCGGTACCCAGGGATTCGAGGACCTCGGGAGCGACACGGGAGAGACCGATACCGAGCCCGATTCGACCGGCTCGCCGTTCGACGAGGATTTTGCCAGTGCGTTCGAGAACGCGCCCGACATCGGCGAGAGCGGCCTCGGCGGAAGCGAGAGCGGCGGGGGGAGCGGCGAGATGGTCGGCGGCAGTGACGGTGCCGGCACCGGCGCCGACGCGGGACCGGGCGGAGGGACGCCCCCGGGCGGCGAGCCGACGACGGCCGACCCGTTCGCTGGGGAAGAGGCGGATTTCGACACCTCGATCGCCCGGATCGACCTCGGCATCGAGGGCCTCGACAACATGATCCTCGGCGGCGTGCCGGAGCGCTCGCTCATCTCGGTCATCGGATCGGCGGGGACCGGGAAGACCACGTTCGGCCTCCAGTTCCTCCAGAAGGCGCTGGCGGACGGCGACCGAGGCATCTATCTGACACTCGAGGAGAGCTCGGATCGCATCTACGACACCGCGGAGGAGAAAGGCTGGTCGTTCGAGGCGTACGCCGACGAGGGGCGACTCGCCGTCGTCCACCTTGACCCCGTCGAGATGGCGAACAGTCTGGGAAGCATCCGCAACGAGCTTCCGGAACTCATCAAGGACTTCGACGCCGATCGGGTCGTCCTCGACTCGGTGTCGCTACTGGAGATGATGTACGACCGGCCCGCCGAACGCCGGAGCGAGGTGTACCAGTTCTCGAAGTCGCTCAAGGAGGCGGGCGTAACGACGCTCGTGACGAGCGAAGCCAGCAGCGACACGGCCTACGGCTCACGCTACGGGATCATCGAGTATCTCGCGGACGCAGTGTTCATCCTGCAGTACGTCCGCGCCTCCGACTTTCAGGAGACGCGACTGGCCGTCGAGATTCAGAAGATTCGCGACGCGAACCACTCCCGGGAGACCAAACCCTACGAGATCACCAACGAAGGGCTGAGCGTCTACCGGCAGGCGAACATCTTCTAG
- the gatD gene encoding Glu-tRNA(Gln) amidotransferase subunit GatD — translation MNPGDRVRVERGDVENEGVLMPSTTADHLVVKLPGGYNVGIDREDAAVDVLERDVYDVESASAGEGESSTIEFDDDLPTISLISTGGTIASTVDYRTGAVTAQFDAEDVLRAVPDLAGRANYRGRVVANILSENMTPAVWQDLAEAVSEEIEAGADGVVVMHGTDTMQYTASALAFMLDTPVPVVFTGSQRSADRPSSDNVMNAVCAVEAAKADRAEVLLCMHESSSDDTCALHRATRVRKNHTSRRDAFETVGAKPIGQVDYATETVTFRRDGPDRGATERDLSPDLETSVELVKFTPGMNPAALDHLDDADGVVIEGTGLGHVATDWIDRIEELVADGTTVAMTSQCLEGRVCDRVYDTGRDLLDAGVVEAGDTLPETATAKLMWVLANREDPAAAMGESLAGELQPRSVPWT, via the coding sequence ATGAATCCAGGGGATCGCGTCCGCGTCGAACGTGGGGATGTCGAGAACGAAGGCGTCCTCATGCCGTCGACGACGGCCGACCATCTCGTCGTGAAGTTACCCGGCGGCTACAACGTCGGCATCGACCGCGAGGATGCCGCGGTCGACGTGCTCGAACGCGACGTGTACGACGTGGAGAGCGCGAGTGCGGGCGAGGGCGAGTCGTCGACCATCGAGTTCGACGACGACCTGCCCACCATCTCGCTCATCTCGACCGGCGGCACCATCGCCTCGACCGTGGACTATCGGACCGGCGCCGTGACCGCACAGTTCGACGCCGAGGACGTGCTCCGCGCGGTGCCGGATCTCGCGGGGCGAGCGAACTACCGCGGCCGCGTCGTCGCCAACATTCTCTCCGAGAACATGACGCCCGCGGTGTGGCAGGATCTCGCCGAGGCGGTATCCGAGGAGATCGAAGCCGGCGCCGACGGCGTCGTCGTCATGCACGGCACGGACACGATGCAGTACACGGCGTCGGCGCTCGCGTTCATGCTCGACACGCCGGTGCCGGTCGTCTTCACCGGGAGTCAGCGCTCCGCCGACCGCCCCTCCAGCGACAACGTGATGAACGCCGTCTGTGCCGTCGAGGCGGCGAAGGCCGACCGCGCCGAGGTGTTGCTCTGTATGCACGAGTCGTCGAGCGACGACACCTGCGCGCTCCACCGCGCGACGCGCGTGCGGAAGAATCACACTTCGCGCCGGGACGCCTTCGAGACGGTCGGCGCGAAGCCCATCGGACAGGTCGACTACGCCACCGAGACGGTCACGTTCCGGCGCGATGGCCCCGACCGCGGCGCGACGGAGCGCGACCTCTCGCCCGATCTGGAGACGAGCGTCGAACTCGTGAAGTTCACGCCGGGCATGAACCCGGCTGCGCTCGACCACCTCGACGACGCCGACGGCGTCGTCATCGAGGGGACCGGACTGGGGCACGTGGCGACCGACTGGATCGACCGGATCGAGGAACTGGTCGCGGACGGCACGACGGTCGCCATGACGAGCCAGTGTCTCGAAGGTCGGGTGTGTGACCGGGTGTACGACACCGGCCGCGACCTGCTGGATGCAGGCGTCGTCGAGGCGGGTGACACCCTGCCGGAGACGGCGACGGCGAAGCTGATGTGGGTGCTGGCGAACCGGGAGGATCCGGCGGCCGCGATGGGCGAGTCGCTGGCCGGCGAACTCCAGCCACGGTCGGTGCCCTGGACCTGA
- a CDS encoding NAD(P) transhydrogenase subunit alpha, whose translation MTFVQNLTFFVLAAFVGYEIITKIPTNLHTPLMSGANAISGITLIGSVVVAGSGSTTLATGLGFLAVVMATVNVVGGYLVTNSMLDQFRSSDDRRRGD comes from the coding sequence ATGACATTCGTCCAGAACCTGACGTTCTTCGTCCTCGCCGCGTTCGTCGGCTACGAGATCATCACGAAGATTCCGACCAACCTCCACACGCCGTTGATGTCGGGCGCGAACGCCATCTCGGGGATCACGCTCATCGGGTCGGTCGTCGTGGCTGGATCGGGGTCGACGACGCTGGCGACGGGACTCGGCTTCCTGGCCGTCGTCATGGCGACGGTCAACGTCGTCGGCGGCTACCTCGTGACCAACAGCATGTTGGACCAGTTCCGGAGCAGCGACGACCGCAGGAGGGGTGACTGA
- a CDS encoding universal stress protein — MPAHVLVPFDGTPQSEAALEFAVSEWPDADLSLLYVIDPVTAGFGQRALPGSSEAWYERARETAREQFDAARDFTDHPFDTRIEVGSPARVIVDVVDEDPFDHVVLGSHGRAGVSRILLGSVAEGVVRRSSVPVTIVR, encoded by the coding sequence ATGCCAGCCCACGTCCTCGTTCCGTTCGACGGCACGCCACAGTCGGAGGCGGCCTTGGAGTTCGCCGTCTCAGAGTGGCCGGATGCCGACCTCTCCTTGCTGTACGTCATCGACCCGGTCACGGCCGGCTTCGGCCAGCGCGCCCTCCCCGGCAGTTCCGAGGCGTGGTACGAACGCGCCCGTGAGACGGCGCGCGAACAGTTCGACGCGGCGCGGGACTTCACCGACCACCCGTTCGACACCCGGATCGAGGTGGGAAGTCCCGCCCGCGTCATCGTCGACGTCGTCGACGAAGACCCGTTCGACCACGTCGTCCTCGGGAGTCACGGCCGCGCCGGCGTCTCCCGCATCTTGCTCGGCAGCGTCGCTGAGGGGGTGGTCCGCCGGTCGTCAGTGCCCGTGACCATCGTGCGCTGA
- a CDS encoding NAD(P)/FAD-dependent oxidoreductase yields the protein MIHVVGGGIAGLAAAYRLQQHGHEATVLEASDDLGGLAATYPTAGDDIEQFYHHLSKSEETIVELAEDLGLGDRVEWLVGRNAYYVDGVVHPLDTLPQIAAYPHLSFYDTFRLGMLTLEIDVRGGRPRFDTYDDLSDFEDVPIKEFLLEHTTRGVYENFFEPLLDAKFGDRKDDVSAAWLLGRIKFRGERDLLRGEILGYFDGGFAVLIDALVDAVGREHVVTGARATDLTVEDGAVDSITVETESGVETHPTDGVVVATMPNVLESLTGYPCDIDFQGAVCAVVTMDDPLTETYWLNVAHDAPFGALIEHTNFVSPERYGGDHLLYIASYVQDPSEAVWQMDDAALRETWLGHVAEMFPEFDQSTVSEFRVARNPRAAPVYERGYLDMVVPYDLGDAVGEGIYYAGMASRAQYPERSLNGGIVAGFECADRIAEN from the coding sequence ATGATCCACGTGGTCGGCGGGGGCATCGCTGGACTGGCCGCCGCCTACCGGCTCCAGCAACACGGTCACGAGGCGACGGTGCTGGAGGCGAGCGACGACCTCGGCGGGCTGGCGGCGACGTATCCTACCGCCGGCGACGACATCGAGCAGTTCTACCACCACCTCTCGAAGTCCGAGGAGACCATCGTCGAGTTGGCCGAGGATCTGGGGCTGGGCGACCGCGTCGAGTGGCTGGTGGGCAGGAACGCCTACTACGTCGACGGCGTCGTCCACCCGCTCGACACCCTGCCACAGATCGCCGCCTACCCCCATCTCAGCTTCTACGACACCTTCCGACTGGGGATGCTCACGCTCGAAATCGACGTGCGTGGCGGCCGTCCACGCTTCGACACCTACGACGACCTGAGCGACTTCGAGGACGTGCCGATCAAGGAGTTCCTCCTCGAACACACCACCCGCGGCGTCTACGAAAACTTCTTCGAGCCGCTGCTGGACGCGAAGTTCGGCGACCGCAAGGACGACGTGAGCGCCGCGTGGCTCCTCGGCCGAATCAAGTTCCGGGGCGAACGCGACCTGTTGCGCGGCGAGATTCTGGGCTACTTCGACGGTGGCTTCGCCGTCCTGATCGACGCGCTCGTGGACGCGGTGGGACGGGAGCACGTCGTCACGGGGGCACGAGCGACGGATCTCACGGTCGAGGACGGCGCGGTGGACTCGATCACTGTCGAGACCGAGTCGGGCGTCGAGACCCACCCGACCGACGGCGTCGTCGTGGCGACGATGCCGAACGTCCTCGAATCGCTGACCGGCTACCCCTGCGACATCGACTTTCAGGGCGCGGTCTGTGCCGTCGTGACGATGGACGACCCGCTGACGGAGACCTACTGGCTCAACGTCGCCCACGACGCCCCCTTCGGCGCGCTGATCGAACATACGAACTTCGTGTCGCCGGAGCGCTACGGCGGCGACCACCTGCTCTATATCGCCAGTTACGTGCAGGACCCGTCGGAGGCGGTGTGGCAGATGGACGACGCTGCGTTACGGGAGACGTGGCTCGGCCACGTCGCGGAGATGTTCCCCGAGTTCGATCAGTCCACCGTCAGCGAGTTCCGCGTGGCGCGTAACCCGCGGGCGGCGCCGGTGTACGAGCGAGGGTATCTGGACATGGTGGTGCCGTACGATCTGGGCGACGCGGTGGGAGAGGGAATCTACTACGCGGGGATGGCGAGTCGCGCGCAGTACCCCGAGCGAAGCCTCAACGGCGGTATCGTCGCGGGCTTCGAGTGTGCGGATCGGATCGCGGAGAACTAG
- a CDS encoding NAD(P) transhydrogenase subunit alpha, with amino-acid sequence MIVGVPGETASDETRVALIPPVAKKLIDRDVTVCVASGAGEGSDWSDEAYREVGCDVVEDRADVFERADVICQISGLAANADEPMDPYREGQTVIATLGPYDLTDETYEELERRRVSAFALELMPRISRAQSMDVLSSMASIGGYKATLVTAEQLPKLFPLEMTAAGTVRPAEVFVIGAGVAGLKAIATAERLGASVKGYDIRLEVKQEVESLGADFVELDLETEGSGDDEGYAVEMGEEFYEQQRKELSRVVPESDVVITTAAIPGAPAPELVSAEMIEGMDDGSVIVDLSAPTGGNCEPTVAGETIEHEGVTIFGPTNLPATVPQTASQLFANNLYNFLDHLLDDDSELVLDTDDEIVDSTLLTHDGTIRRPHEDGGETDDEDDDAAADDEPVEDEADA; translated from the coding sequence ATGATCGTCGGCGTCCCGGGCGAGACAGCGAGCGACGAGACGCGGGTCGCGCTCATACCGCCGGTGGCGAAGAAATTGATCGACCGAGACGTGACGGTATGCGTCGCGAGCGGCGCGGGCGAGGGATCGGACTGGAGCGACGAGGCGTACCGGGAGGTCGGCTGTGATGTGGTCGAGGACCGCGCGGACGTGTTCGAGCGGGCGGACGTGATCTGCCAGATCAGCGGACTCGCGGCGAACGCGGACGAGCCGATGGACCCCTACCGCGAGGGACAGACGGTGATCGCCACGCTCGGTCCGTACGACCTCACGGACGAGACGTACGAGGAACTCGAACGGCGGCGCGTGAGCGCGTTCGCACTCGAACTCATGCCGCGGATCAGCCGCGCGCAGAGCATGGACGTGCTGTCCTCGATGGCGAGCATCGGCGGCTACAAGGCGACGCTGGTGACGGCCGAACAGTTGCCCAAACTGTTCCCGCTGGAGATGACCGCGGCCGGCACCGTCCGGCCGGCGGAGGTGTTCGTCATCGGGGCGGGTGTCGCGGGGCTGAAAGCCATCGCGACGGCCGAACGCCTCGGCGCGTCGGTGAAGGGGTACGACATCCGGCTAGAGGTGAAACAGGAGGTCGAAAGTCTCGGCGCCGACTTCGTCGAACTCGATCTGGAGACGGAAGGGTCGGGCGACGACGAGGGCTACGCCGTCGAGATGGGCGAGGAGTTCTACGAACAGCAGCGCAAGGAACTGAGCCGAGTCGTTCCGGAGTCGGACGTGGTGATCACGACGGCGGCCATTCCCGGTGCGCCCGCACCCGAGCTCGTCTCGGCGGAGATGATCGAAGGGATGGACGACGGCTCGGTCATCGTCGACCTCTCGGCGCCGACGGGCGGCAACTGCGAACCCACGGTGGCCGGCGAGACGATCGAACACGAGGGCGTGACCATCTTCGGCCCGACCAACCTCCCGGCGACGGTCCCGCAGACGGCGAGTCAACTGTTCGCCAACAACCTGTACAACTTCCTCGATCACCTGCTCGACGACGACAGCGAACTCGTCCTCGACACGGACGACGAAATCGTCGACTCGACGCTACTTACACACGATGGCACGATACGACGACCCCACGAGGACGGCGGTGAGACGGACGACGAAGACGACGACGCGGCGGCCGACGACGAACCGGTGGAGGACGAGGCCGATGCGTAG
- a CDS encoding ArsR family transcriptional regulator yields the protein MDSAVLLDLLGNENRRRILRLLARKPCYVTEISEYLGVSPKAVIDHLRKLEEAGLVESHTDDQRRKYFHISRNLRLEVSVSPYGFGTKSAYPASPSLDMNGQCRHVTLDAPGEADDDVTELAAAFDQLQALENELSLAQRWVYGRITEILDRLNDHLGVDADSRFHAEVLAAVATGSKTTGEIVEAVDAPTDAVRGALNTLADRGLVSQRGDEWRIS from the coding sequence ATGGACTCGGCGGTACTACTCGATCTCCTCGGCAACGAGAACCGCCGGCGGATACTGCGTCTTCTGGCTCGAAAGCCCTGCTACGTGACCGAAATCAGCGAATATCTCGGTGTGAGTCCGAAAGCGGTGATCGATCACCTCCGCAAACTGGAGGAAGCGGGGTTAGTCGAGAGCCACACGGACGACCAGCGACGGAAGTACTTCCACATCTCGCGAAATCTCCGACTGGAGGTGAGCGTCTCGCCGTACGGCTTCGGCACCAAGAGCGCCTACCCGGCCAGTCCCAGTCTCGATATGAACGGCCAGTGTCGACACGTCACGCTCGACGCGCCGGGCGAGGCGGACGACGACGTGACGGAACTCGCGGCGGCGTTCGACCAGTTACAGGCGCTCGAAAACGAACTCTCCCTCGCCCAGCGGTGGGTGTACGGCCGAATCACGGAAATTCTGGACCGGCTGAACGACCATCTCGGCGTCGACGCCGACAGCCGCTTCCACGCCGAAGTGCTGGCGGCGGTGGCGACGGGGTCGAAGACGACGGGAGAGATCGTCGAGGCAGTCGACGCCCCGACCGACGCGGTCCGAGGGGCGCTGAACACGCTCGCGGATCGCGGACTCGTCAGTCAGCGGGGCGACGAGTGGCGGATCAGCTAA
- a CDS encoding GNAT family N-acetyltransferase: MQLRPARPDDHDDVVAFTRDTWPEQELEDYLPRTFREWAANDDDAQRTLVVDDDGDAVGVIQGVHLTGREAWVQGLRVHPDYRDRGLAQRLTNAILSWARERGAVVCRNLVFSWNVASLGLARRLGFEPATEIRWARIEADADADPSLDVTADPDAGWTFWTDSAARERLRGLTIHPSRAWTLSELRPADLERAAEAEGLFVVRGGGTRGMALRNRVFEAGDDDPERWTEYAVGAWADLDAARALVDAVARDAARLDADRARMLIPETPRFVTDAAAARADVSGDPDFVLAADLTDPDVGR, translated from the coding sequence ATGCAACTCCGCCCCGCTCGGCCGGACGACCACGACGACGTCGTCGCGTTCACGCGCGACACGTGGCCCGAGCAGGAGTTGGAAGACTACCTTCCCCGAACCTTCCGCGAGTGGGCGGCCAACGACGACGACGCCCAGCGGACGCTCGTCGTGGACGACGACGGCGACGCAGTCGGCGTGATTCAGGGCGTCCACCTCACCGGGCGCGAGGCGTGGGTGCAAGGGTTGCGCGTCCACCCCGACTACCGTGATCGGGGGCTGGCCCAGCGCCTGACGAACGCGATTCTCTCGTGGGCGCGGGAGCGCGGTGCGGTCGTCTGCCGCAATCTGGTCTTCTCGTGGAACGTCGCCAGCCTCGGCCTCGCGCGGAGGCTGGGGTTCGAGCCGGCGACCGAGATTCGGTGGGCGCGGATCGAGGCGGACGCCGACGCCGACCCGTCACTCGACGTGACCGCCGATCCCGACGCCGGGTGGACGTTCTGGACCGACTCGGCCGCGCGCGAACGGCTTCGTGGGCTGACGATTCACCCGTCGCGGGCGTGGACGCTGTCGGAACTCCGGCCTGCGGATCTGGAGCGGGCGGCCGAGGCAGAGGGGCTGTTCGTCGTCCGCGGTGGCGGAACGCGGGGGATGGCGCTCCGGAACCGGGTGTTCGAGGCGGGTGACGACGACCCGGAGCGCTGGACGGAGTACGCGGTCGGCGCGTGGGCGGACCTCGACGCGGCCCGGGCGCTGGTCGACGCGGTGGCGCGGGACGCCGCCCGCCTCGACGCCGACCGGGCGCGGATGCTGATCCCGGAGACGCCGCGCTTCGTCACCGACGCCGCGGCGGCGCGGGCGGACGTGAGCGGCGACCCCGATTTCGTCCTCGCGGCGGATCTGACCGATCCCGACGTGGGACGCTGA
- a CDS encoding pyridoxamine 5'-phosphate oxidase family protein codes for MTVDELAEYGMQRMDEGEIEAFLSSHSVGVLGLPTEGAPSLRPMSFGYDGDETLYLLYVVGSESRKAALSDRATVARFLVYTAETAFNWRSVLLTGHIDRVPDDEVTTVTADVEMPWRPDLFRRASDAERTAVYRFEITDRSGIEHLGLPPAFEEAGDEA; via the coding sequence ATGACGGTGGACGAACTCGCCGAGTACGGGATGCAGCGGATGGACGAAGGGGAAATCGAGGCGTTCCTGTCGAGTCACAGCGTGGGGGTACTGGGGTTGCCGACGGAGGGGGCACCGAGTTTGCGCCCGATGTCGTTCGGATACGACGGGGACGAGACGCTCTACTTGCTCTACGTCGTCGGGTCGGAGAGCCGGAAAGCGGCGCTGAGCGACCGCGCGACGGTCGCGCGCTTTCTCGTCTACACCGCGGAGACCGCGTTCAACTGGCGGAGCGTGTTGCTCACCGGCCACATCGACCGCGTGCCCGACGACGAGGTGACGACGGTCACGGCCGACGTGGAGATGCCGTGGCGGCCGGACCTGTTCCGCCGGGCGAGTGACGCGGAGCGGACGGCGGTCTACCGCTTCGAGATCACGGATCGGAGCGGGATCGAGCATCTCGGCCTACCGCCGGCGTTCGAGGAAGCGGGCGACGAGGCGTAG
- a CDS encoding cupin domain-containing protein: protein MPERTTLADLDDRPHAEVFDERRPRTVRLSLDADERVPRHTHEGTNVVLHLLTGRLELTLDDETYALDAGDLIRFSGDREASPYAVEPSTAVVVFAPVEA from the coding sequence ATGCCCGAACGAACCACGCTCGCCGACCTCGACGACCGCCCCCACGCGGAGGTGTTCGACGAGCGCCGCCCACGAACGGTCCGCCTCTCGCTCGACGCCGACGAACGCGTCCCGCGGCACACCCACGAGGGGACGAACGTCGTCCTCCACCTGCTGACGGGCCGGCTCGAACTGACGCTGGACGACGAGACGTACGCCCTCGACGCGGGCGATCTGATCCGGTTCAGCGGCGACCGCGAGGCGTCGCCGTACGCGGTCGAACCGAGCACCGCCGTCGTCGTCTTCGCGCCGGTAGAGGCGTGA
- a CDS encoding NAD(P)/FAD-dependent oxidoreductase yields the protein MTQSYVIIGDGIAGSSAAETLREGAPDADITVITDEGEALYNRILIKEFAKGKLPEMPISIHEPEWYEDRDIDLRLNTLVTNIDPDGHRLQTHEDEVIEYDKLLVATGGTPTQLPVENSDADGIHHFWTFQDARSIREHADEAETGIVVGAGLLGIDLAAICGAQDVEAHYLMRGDCWWRYALSTEGAEILHDAMREQGVEPVFQSGVDHFETDDDGHVTAAIDPNGDRYEGDFVGIAIGLNFNTEILQGTGVERDGGILVDEYMQTNVDDIYAAGDITRYHDTILGERAQNGSWDSAKAQGTIAATNMLDPESEAFRFVSSYSITHFDFPFLSFGHPTIGDDECERKYSDTEWRRLAFKDGKLVGGVLIGDLSPQSAYKKLMREERVVADQKDVLLEKSVDLDELAPAQEQ from the coding sequence ATGACTCAGTCGTATGTGATCATCGGTGATGGAATCGCGGGGAGCTCTGCCGCCGAGACGCTGCGTGAAGGGGCGCCGGACGCCGACATCACCGTCATCACCGACGAGGGGGAAGCCCTCTACAACCGCATCCTGATCAAGGAGTTCGCGAAGGGGAAACTCCCGGAGATGCCGATATCCATCCACGAGCCGGAGTGGTACGAGGACCGCGACATCGACCTGCGGCTCAACACGCTGGTGACGAACATCGATCCCGACGGCCACCGTCTCCAGACCCACGAGGACGAAGTCATCGAGTACGACAAACTCCTCGTCGCGACGGGCGGGACGCCGACGCAACTGCCGGTCGAGAACAGCGACGCCGACGGAATCCACCACTTCTGGACGTTCCAGGACGCCCGCTCGATCCGGGAGCACGCCGATGAGGCGGAAACGGGCATCGTCGTCGGCGCGGGCCTGCTGGGCATCGACCTCGCGGCCATCTGCGGCGCACAGGACGTGGAGGCCCACTACCTGATGCGTGGCGACTGCTGGTGGCGCTACGCGCTCTCGACGGAGGGAGCGGAGATCCTCCACGACGCCATGCGGGAACAGGGCGTCGAACCCGTCTTCCAGAGTGGTGTCGATCACTTCGAGACGGACGACGACGGCCACGTCACGGCCGCAATCGACCCCAACGGCGACCGCTACGAGGGTGACTTCGTCGGCATCGCCATCGGCCTCAACTTCAACACCGAGATCCTGCAGGGAACGGGCGTCGAACGCGACGGCGGCATCCTCGTCGACGAGTACATGCAGACGAACGTCGACGACATCTACGCCGCCGGAGACATCACGCGGTATCACGACACGATCCTCGGCGAACGCGCCCAGAACGGCTCGTGGGACAGCGCGAAGGCGCAGGGCACCATCGCCGCGACGAACATGCTCGACCCCGAATCCGAGGCGTTCCGCTTCGTCTCCTCGTACTCCATCACCCACTTCGACTTCCCCTTCCTCTCCTTTGGCCACCCGACTATCGGGGACGACGAGTGCGAGCGCAAGTACTCCGACACCGAGTGGCGGCGGCTGGCGTTCAAAGACGGCAAACTCGTCGGCGGTGTCCTGATCGGCGACCTCTCGCCGCAGAGCGCGTACAAGAAACTGATGCGCGAGGAGCGCGTCGTCGCGGACCAGAAGGACGTGCTGCTGGAGAAATCCGTGGACCTCGACGAGCTGGCGCCGGCCCAGGAGCAGTAA